In Actinomadura luteofluorescens, the sequence TCGGACGGACGGCCGCGGCCGTCCGTCCGACGGGCGCTACACCTCGACGACCACCGGGATGATCATCGGTCGGCGGCGGTAGTTCTCGCTGACCCACTTGCCGACCGTGCGCCGGATCAGCTGGCTGAGCTGGTGCACGTCGTTCACGCCATCGCCGGCGGCGTCCCGCAGCACGCCCTCGATCCGGGCGATGACCTCGTCGAAGTCCTCGTTGACGATGCCGGCGCCGCGGGCGTGCACCTCGGGCCCGGCGACGAGCTTGCCCGAGGTGGAGTCGAGGCCGATGACGATGGAGACGAACCCCTCCTCGCCGAGGATGCGCCGGTCCTTCAGGGAGGTCTCGGTGACCTCGCCGACCGACAGGCCGTCCACGTACACGTACCCGGCGGGCACCGCGCCGACGATCTTGGCCTGGCCGTCCAGGAGGTCGACGACGACGCCGTCCTCGGCGATGACGATGCCGTCATCGGGCACGCCGGTGAGCGCGGCGAGCTTGGCGTGGGCGCGCAGGTGCCGCCACTCGCCATGGATGGGCATGAAGTTCGCCGGCTTGGTCACGTTGAGCACGTACAGCAGTTCGCCTGCCGAGGCGTGCCCGGACACGTGCACGAGCGCGTTGCCCTTGTGGACGATGCGGGCGCCCCACCGGGTGAGGCCGTTGATGACGCGGTTGACCGCGTTCTCGTTGCCCGGGATCAGCGACGACGCCAGCATCACGGTGTCGCGGTCGGTGATGCGGATCGAGTGGTCGCGGTTGGCCATCCGCGACAGCGCCGACATCGGCTCGCCCTGCGACCCGGTGCACACCAGCACGAGCCGGTCGCCGGGGATGTCGTCGATGACCTTCTGCTCGACCATGATGTCGTCGGGGACGTTCAGGTACCCGAGTTCGCGCGCGACGCCCATGTTGCGGACCATGGAGCGCCCGACGAAGCAGACCTTGCGGCCGTTGGCGACGGCGGCGTCCAGGACCTGCTGGACGCGGTGGATGTGCGAGGCGAAGCAGGCGACGATGAGCCGCCCCTGCGCGGTGCGGAACACCTCGTCCACGACCGGCCCGATGTTGCGCTCGCTGGTGACGAAGCCGGGCACCTCGGCGTTCGTCGAGTCCGACATCAGCAGGTCGATGCCCTCGGCGCCGAGCCGCGCGAACCCGGGCAGGTCGGTGAGCCGGCCGTCCAGCGGGAGCTGGTCCATCTTGAAGTCGCCGGTGTGCAGGACGAGCCCGGCGGGCGTGCGGACGGCGACGGCGAGCGCGTCGGGGATCGAGTGGTTGACGGCGAGGAACTCGCAGTCGAACGGCCCGAAGGTGCGGCGCTCCCCCTCCACGA encodes:
- a CDS encoding ribonuclease J gives rise to the protein MSHPHPELSEPPAPPKGGLRIVALGGLGEIGRNMTVFEYGGRLLIVDCGVLFPETEQPGVDLILPDFEYIRERLDDIEAVIVTHGHEDHIGAVPYLLRERRDIPLVGSRLSLALLEAKLTEHRIKPVTDVVVEGERRTFGPFDCEFLAVNHSIPDALAVAVRTPAGLVLHTGDFKMDQLPLDGRLTDLPGFARLGAEGIDLLMSDSTNAEVPGFVTSERNIGPVVDEVFRTAQGRLIVACFASHIHRVQQVLDAAVANGRKVCFVGRSMVRNMGVARELGYLNVPDDIMVEQKVIDDIPGDRLVLVCTGSQGEPMSALSRMANRDHSIRITDRDTVMLASSLIPGNENAVNRVINGLTRWGARIVHKGNALVHVSGHASAGELLYVLNVTKPANFMPIHGEWRHLRAHAKLAALTGVPDDGIVIAEDGVVVDLLDGQAKIVGAVPAGYVYVDGLSVGEVTETSLKDRRILGEEGFVSIVIGLDSTSGKLVAGPEVHARGAGIVNEDFDEVIARIEGVLRDAAGDGVNDVHQLSQLIRRTVGKWVSENYRRRPMIIPVVVEV